A DNA window from Anaerocolumna sp. AGMB13020 contains the following coding sequences:
- a CDS encoding ATP-binding protein, whose amino-acid sequence MINLISDIIGTTLEVMILYTLQRSNTMLSKKNIILFTFMVPYIIGITYLGLSFFPKIMSILLVTIVITKYTMKTSFKRILFTFILYLLSISVGEIIGFGMFRLIFNTSIKVLMEEPAKFLLVVIVSKVFMLAFVMYLKNFIHRANAFFDKHVFLTITPLITCFIILFIETFKIFNSVEFDTTKNIFSILSTSFVLVSAFCIIVLIEKYLQTKEVEAYNHLNINQISAGYHYLSQKVESHEKILELYHDLKNHLIILQSKNENSDYIDGLLNRISDFEHFNDTGNQILNTIIYEKTKVSLKNQIDFQSFVDLSRVSGLQDFDLCSIFGNAIDNAIEACMKIPNASLRRILIKANKINNFLLIKIENSVDDSVLINKEHLETTKGDSLLHGHGLKSIHRAVYKYNGEVEVTLGPTSFRLSIAIPL is encoded by the coding sequence ATGATAAATTTAATATCAGATATAATTGGAACTACATTAGAAGTTATGATTCTTTATACTCTTCAGAGAAGCAATACAATGCTCTCTAAAAAAAATATTATACTCTTCACTTTCATGGTCCCTTACATCATTGGCATAACCTATCTAGGTCTATCTTTTTTTCCTAAAATTATGTCAATACTCTTAGTAACAATTGTAATAACAAAATATACAATGAAAACCTCCTTTAAAAGAATCCTATTTACTTTTATACTGTATTTATTGTCTATTTCAGTAGGTGAAATAATAGGCTTTGGCATGTTCCGGCTGATATTTAATACATCAATCAAGGTCCTGATGGAGGAACCGGCTAAATTTCTTCTGGTTGTAATTGTTTCGAAAGTATTTATGCTCGCATTTGTTATGTATCTAAAAAACTTTATACACAGGGCGAATGCCTTTTTCGATAAGCATGTATTTCTAACGATTACTCCTTTGATAACATGTTTTATTATTCTTTTTATAGAGACATTCAAAATTTTTAACTCAGTAGAATTTGATACTACCAAAAACATATTTTCAATACTTAGTACGTCATTTGTTTTGGTTTCCGCTTTTTGCATCATTGTTCTTATTGAGAAATATTTACAAACCAAAGAAGTAGAAGCTTATAATCATCTAAACATTAATCAGATCAGTGCTGGGTATCATTATCTGTCACAAAAAGTTGAAAGCCATGAAAAAATCTTAGAGCTTTATCATGATCTAAAGAATCACCTTATTATTTTGCAAAGTAAAAATGAGAATTCAGATTATATTGATGGTCTATTAAATAGAATATCAGACTTTGAACATTTCAATGATACCGGTAACCAAATATTAAATACAATCATCTATGAAAAAACGAAGGTTTCTCTCAAAAACCAAATTGATTTCCAATCCTTTGTGGATCTAAGCAGAGTTTCAGGATTACAGGATTTTGATTTATGTAGTATTTTTGGAAATGCAATTGATAATGCAATCGAAGCATGTATGAAAATTCCCAATGCCAGTTTAAGAAGAATCCTTATCAAAGCTAATAAGATTAATAATTTTTTGTTAATCAAAATTGAGAATTCCGTGGATGATAGCGTTCTAATCAATAAGGAACATCTTGAAACTACAAAGGGTGACTCCTTATTACATGGGCATGGTTTAAAAAGCATACACCGGGCTGTTTACAAGTATAATGGTGAGGTGGAAGTTACTTTAGGGCCAACTTCTTTTCG